One genomic segment of Paraburkholderia caffeinilytica includes these proteins:
- a CDS encoding PadR family transcriptional regulator, whose amino-acid sequence MVRHSPLALAVLAMLTEAPLHPYRMQQLIKARGKDEVINVGQRNSLYQTIDRLLRGDLIAVRETERDGAFPERTVYEITEAGRDTARLWLREQLAQPARDFPAFPAALSHLPLLSPEDVGRQLGTRIGALERELVRLDEVTAQARQMEVPRLFLLEGELMRAQLVVELDWVRSVVADLKAGTLTWSQEWMDEIAQRFTLPAGEYKYRLAQPAAKKEAKS is encoded by the coding sequence ATGGTCCGCCACTCTCCGCTCGCCCTCGCCGTTCTCGCCATGCTGACCGAAGCGCCGCTGCATCCGTACCGGATGCAGCAGCTCATCAAGGCACGCGGCAAGGACGAGGTCATCAACGTCGGTCAGCGCAACAGCCTGTACCAAACCATCGACCGCCTATTGCGCGGCGACCTGATCGCTGTCCGCGAGACGGAACGCGACGGCGCGTTCCCCGAACGCACGGTCTATGAAATCACCGAAGCGGGCCGCGACACCGCCCGCCTATGGTTGCGTGAGCAGCTTGCGCAACCCGCACGGGATTTCCCTGCCTTTCCGGCCGCGCTCTCGCACCTGCCGCTGCTCTCGCCTGAAGACGTGGGTCGCCAGCTTGGCACCCGCATCGGCGCGCTCGAACGGGAATTGGTCCGCCTCGATGAAGTCACCGCACAAGCCAGGCAGATGGAGGTGCCGCGGCTGTTTCTGCTCGAAGGCGAACTGATGCGCGCTCAACTGGTTGTCGAGCTGGACTGGGTGCGCAGCGTGGTGGCCGACCTGAAGGCAGGCACGCTGACCTGGAGCCAGGAATGGATGGACGAGATTGCTCAACGTTTCACGCTGCCGGCCGGCGAATACAAGTACAGGCTGGCCCAACCTGCCGCAAAGAAGGAGGCGAAGTCATGA
- a CDS encoding PaaI family thioesterase, whose product MDDKEIIELLDRILAPWVRALTLTPVKVDEEGATLRLPFSGGLRHSGGVICGQVFMAAADTAMIVAISAALGGFKPMSTVSLNISFMRAVRNGDVLITARVLRMGRNLVFGEVELFDEAGNMAVHATTTYALLD is encoded by the coding sequence ATGGATGACAAAGAAATTATCGAGCTGCTCGACCGCATCCTCGCGCCCTGGGTCCGCGCGCTCACACTGACTCCGGTCAAGGTCGACGAAGAGGGGGCGACGTTGCGCCTGCCGTTTTCCGGCGGGCTGCGCCATTCGGGCGGCGTGATCTGCGGTCAGGTCTTTATGGCGGCGGCCGACACGGCAATGATCGTTGCGATTTCGGCCGCGCTCGGCGGCTTCAAGCCGATGAGCACGGTGTCGCTCAACATCAGTTTCATGCGCGCGGTCCGCAACGGCGACGTGCTGATCACCGCGCGCGTGCTGCGCATGGGTCGCAACCTCGTGTTCGGCGAGGTCGAGTTATTCGACGAAGCAGGCAACATGGCCGTCCACGCCACCACCACCTACGCGCTGCTCGACTGA
- a CDS encoding AraC family transcriptional regulator yields MSGTNDWSDSAMMAAAPKFWRDDALPFIEARAIEDGREVCYAKHSHETFSIGAVTGGRSVYANRRANEWIGAGAVVMMNPDDVHACNPVADERWSYRMLHVDVDWLTGLQHDLGFGDNHAFRAFSQTMTMDPALFDGLNRLYAILVDDDSEPMRKESAALTFFSAVQQTLNPAPLPDHDAHGQLARAAEFIAENCTRPLKLEDVCEAAELSASHLIRAFKQRYGMTPHAYLINRRIQYSRAQLRRGYPIADVALDAGFADQAHLQRTFKRLVAATPGQYRR; encoded by the coding sequence ATGAGCGGGACGAATGACTGGAGTGATTCAGCGATGATGGCGGCGGCGCCGAAGTTCTGGCGCGACGATGCGTTGCCGTTCATCGAGGCGCGCGCCATCGAAGACGGCCGTGAAGTCTGCTATGCGAAACACTCGCACGAGACGTTCTCGATCGGGGCCGTCACTGGCGGGCGTAGCGTGTACGCGAATCGTCGCGCGAATGAATGGATCGGCGCCGGGGCGGTCGTGATGATGAATCCGGACGACGTGCACGCGTGCAATCCGGTTGCCGACGAGCGCTGGTCATATCGGATGCTGCATGTGGATGTCGATTGGCTCACGGGTTTGCAACACGACCTGGGTTTCGGCGACAACCACGCGTTTCGCGCTTTCTCGCAGACCATGACGATGGACCCGGCGTTGTTCGACGGTTTGAACCGCCTGTACGCGATCCTCGTCGACGACGATAGCGAGCCCATGCGCAAGGAAAGCGCTGCGCTTACGTTCTTCTCGGCGGTGCAGCAGACGTTGAATCCGGCACCCTTGCCGGATCACGATGCGCACGGCCAACTCGCACGCGCCGCGGAATTCATCGCCGAAAACTGCACCCGTCCGCTGAAGCTGGAGGATGTTTGCGAGGCGGCTGAGCTTTCCGCCTCGCACTTGATCCGCGCGTTCAAACAGCGCTATGGCATGACGCCGCACGCGTATCTGATCAATCGACGCATCCAGTACAGCCGCGCGCAACTCCGGCGCGGCTATCCGATTGCGGATGTTGCGCTCGATGCCGGCTTTGCCGACCAGGCGCATTTGCAGCGGACCTTCAAGCGGCTGGTTGCGGCGACGCCGGGGCAATATCGGCGTTGA
- a CDS encoding UPF0149 family protein — protein MRLGFLLCGTGAARTSRFRIPRHVVGIHDSKRRSLAMSKSKLKPADLGTPLSEKEFDELDEFLISDATSDETLTIMGLDGYLTALAIGPTTVSPSYWLPGVWGPSEEDTPAFETAAQAEHILGLILRHMNGIIADLENDPDGFEPVFGISRVGDDDCEYIDGEAWAMGFMQGLMLIEPDWQALIDNEQGRKWLEPIRLMGALDLPEEVLDFVDTPQERETLTKEIPASVAAIYRFWLPYRQAVYERALAATIQRTEPKVGRNDPCPCGSGKKFKKCCGAADSLH, from the coding sequence TTGCGACTGGGCTTTTTGCTTTGCGGGACAGGTGCCGCACGAACAAGCCGATTCCGCATCCCCCGACATGTCGTCGGGATCCACGATTCGAAGCGCCGGAGTCTCGCCATGTCCAAATCAAAACTCAAGCCCGCCGATTTAGGCACGCCTCTCTCCGAAAAAGAGTTCGACGAACTCGACGAGTTTCTGATTTCCGACGCAACGTCGGATGAGACGCTGACGATCATGGGCCTCGACGGGTATCTGACCGCGTTGGCCATCGGGCCGACTACCGTATCACCCAGTTACTGGCTGCCGGGCGTGTGGGGCCCCAGCGAGGAAGACACGCCCGCATTCGAAACAGCGGCTCAGGCGGAGCACATTCTCGGGCTGATCTTGCGGCACATGAACGGCATCATTGCCGATCTGGAGAACGACCCCGATGGGTTCGAACCGGTTTTCGGCATCAGCCGCGTTGGTGACGACGACTGCGAATACATTGACGGCGAAGCATGGGCAATGGGCTTCATGCAAGGTCTCATGCTCATTGAGCCGGACTGGCAAGCGCTGATCGATAACGAGCAGGGCCGGAAATGGCTGGAGCCGATTCGGCTGATGGGCGCACTGGATCTCCCGGAGGAAGTACTAGATTTTGTCGACACTCCGCAAGAGCGTGAAACCCTCACCAAAGAGATCCCCGCCAGCGTCGCCGCGATCTATCGTTTCTGGCTTCCCTACCGGCAAGCCGTTTACGAACGGGCGCTAGCCGCCACGATCCAGCGCACCGAACCCAAGGTCGGCCGCAACGATCCCTGTCCTTGCGGCAGCGGCAAGAAATTCAAGAAGTGCTGCGGTGCCGCGGATTCGCTGCACTGA
- a CDS encoding FAD-dependent oxidoreductase, whose protein sequence is MSREPMDVIVIGAGTGGLCLAHGLKRAGINVNVYERDRTRADGLQGYRVGINPHGLASLEACLPPELYATFLATCARTPGHFNILTERMTELLTVPLEDESMSGGKSVSRMTLRQVLLTGLEAQVHFDKTFTSYEQNSDGSVTAHFADGTHVSADLLVGADGARSKVRRQLLPHAKLENTGIVSIGAKVPMDETSRALLPPKVLDGITLINAPKGYGGIIHVMEFPWRADGGGMKEGIGSNDAALLSGWPGLLYDNTRDYLMWCVWGALHNLPADPKPLAPAALLALATQMTDGWHPNLRALIRASDPSTTFSVDVRTSVPVDAWPTTNVTVLGDAVHLMTPGRGVGANTALRDAALLTARLADAQQGKLSGRNAVAGYEEEMRRYGFHAVAESRKQFDARGALHRPVVGRMALSAMRTSLRVVNNVPMLKRRMIDAENEFRGADRNAAPAAHGQPVTSP, encoded by the coding sequence ATGAGCCGTGAACCCATGGATGTGATCGTGATCGGAGCCGGCACCGGTGGCCTCTGTCTTGCGCACGGGTTGAAGCGCGCCGGCATCAACGTGAATGTCTACGAGCGCGACCGCACACGTGCGGACGGCTTGCAGGGCTATCGCGTCGGCATCAATCCGCACGGACTCGCGTCGCTGGAAGCGTGCCTTCCGCCCGAACTCTATGCGACCTTTCTCGCGACCTGCGCGCGCACACCCGGCCACTTCAACATCCTGACCGAGCGCATGACCGAATTGCTCACGGTGCCGCTCGAAGACGAATCGATGAGCGGCGGCAAATCCGTCAGCCGGATGACGCTCAGGCAAGTCCTGCTGACAGGTCTCGAAGCGCAAGTGCACTTCGACAAGACTTTCACGTCGTACGAGCAGAACAGCGACGGCAGCGTCACCGCGCATTTCGCGGATGGCACGCACGTGAGCGCCGATCTGCTGGTCGGTGCGGACGGCGCGCGTTCGAAGGTGCGCCGCCAACTCCTGCCACACGCGAAGCTTGAAAACACCGGCATCGTCAGCATCGGCGCGAAGGTGCCGATGGACGAAACGTCACGCGCGCTGCTGCCGCCCAAGGTGCTCGACGGCATTACGCTGATCAACGCACCAAAGGGCTATGGCGGCATCATCCACGTGATGGAATTTCCGTGGCGCGCGGACGGCGGCGGAATGAAGGAAGGTATCGGCAGCAACGACGCCGCGTTGCTCTCGGGCTGGCCCGGATTGCTCTACGACAACACGCGCGACTATCTGATGTGGTGTGTCTGGGGCGCACTGCACAACTTGCCGGCCGATCCCAAACCGCTCGCACCGGCCGCGTTACTCGCGCTCGCGACGCAGATGACCGATGGCTGGCATCCCAATCTGCGCGCGCTGATTCGCGCATCGGATCCCTCCACCACCTTCAGCGTCGATGTGCGCACGTCGGTTCCCGTCGACGCATGGCCGACCACCAACGTCACGGTCCTGGGCGACGCGGTGCATCTGATGACGCCGGGTCGCGGCGTCGGCGCGAACACCGCGCTGCGCGATGCCGCGCTGCTCACCGCGCGTCTCGCCGATGCACAACAAGGCAAGCTGTCGGGCCGCAACGCCGTCGCCGGTTATGAGGAAGAAATGCGCCGCTACGGCTTTCATGCGGTCGCGGAATCGCGCAAGCAGTTCGATGCGCGCGGCGCGCTGCATCGGCCGGTGGTCGGGCGAATGGCATTGAGTGCCATGCGCACCAGCTTACGCGTGGTGAACAACGTGCCGATGCTCAAGCGCCGCATGATCGACGCCGAAAACGAATTTCGCGGCGCCGATCGTAACGCGGCACCCGCCGCGCACGGTCAGCCAGTTACTTCGCCGTGA
- a CDS encoding pyridoxal phosphate-dependent aminotransferase: MQSAMQARSKLPDVGTTIFTVIGQLAAQHDALNLSQGAPNFAPDAKLVDGVAQAMRAGHNQYAPMAGIAALREALADKVETLYGVRYDPSSEVTVIASASEGLYSTISALVHPGDEVIYFEPSFDSYGPIVRLQGATPIAIKLSLTDFRVDWDEVAAAITPKTRMIIINTPHNPTATVFSEADIARLKAVTRNTDIVILSDEVYEHVVFDGAKHQSMACDSELAERGVIVSSFGKSYHVTGWRVGYCLAPAALMDEIRKVHQFMVFSADTPMQYAFVDALANRESYLGLSAFYQKKRDLLAHALRESRFELLPSEGSFFMLARFRGFSEESDSDFVLRLIRDARVATIPLSAFYTDGTDSGLIRLSFSKDDATLIEGARRLCEI; encoded by the coding sequence ATGCAGAGCGCCATGCAAGCCCGCTCGAAACTGCCTGACGTAGGCACGACGATTTTTACCGTGATCGGCCAACTGGCCGCGCAACACGATGCGCTGAACCTGTCACAAGGTGCGCCGAATTTCGCGCCCGACGCGAAACTGGTCGACGGCGTCGCGCAAGCCATGCGCGCCGGTCATAACCAGTACGCGCCGATGGCCGGCATCGCGGCCCTGCGCGAAGCGCTCGCCGACAAGGTCGAGACGCTGTACGGCGTGCGCTACGACCCGTCGAGCGAAGTCACGGTGATCGCCAGCGCCAGCGAAGGGCTGTATTCGACGATCAGCGCGCTGGTGCATCCAGGTGACGAAGTGATTTACTTCGAGCCTTCATTCGACAGCTACGGCCCGATCGTTCGTCTGCAAGGCGCGACGCCGATCGCGATCAAGTTGTCGCTCACCGATTTCCGCGTGGACTGGGACGAGGTCGCCGCCGCGATCACGCCAAAGACGCGCATGATCATCATCAACACGCCGCACAACCCCACCGCGACCGTGTTCAGCGAGGCCGACATTGCGCGTTTGAAGGCCGTGACGCGCAACACGGACATCGTGATTCTCTCCGACGAAGTCTACGAACACGTGGTGTTCGACGGCGCCAAACATCAAAGCATGGCCTGCGATTCTGAACTCGCTGAACGCGGCGTGATCGTGTCGTCGTTCGGCAAGTCGTATCACGTGACCGGTTGGCGCGTCGGCTATTGCCTCGCTCCCGCCGCGCTGATGGACGAGATTCGCAAAGTCCATCAGTTCATGGTGTTTTCAGCCGATACACCGATGCAGTACGCGTTTGTCGATGCGCTGGCCAATCGCGAGAGCTATCTCGGCCTGTCCGCGTTCTATCAGAAGAAACGCGATCTGCTCGCCCATGCGCTGCGCGAGTCGCGCTTCGAGTTGTTGCCGAGCGAAGGCAGCTTCTTCATGCTCGCGCGTTTCCGGGGATTCTCCGAGGAAAGCGATAGCGATTTCGTGCTGCGCCTGATTCGCGACGCGCGAGTCGCGACGATTCCGCTTTCGGCGTTTTACACCGACGGCACGGATTCCGGCTTGATCCGCCTGAGCTTCTCGAAGGACGACGCGACCTTGATCGAAGGCGCGCGGCGTTTGTGCGAAATCTGA
- a CDS encoding LysE family translocator: MTVLLSMAAFALASSISPGPVNVVALSAGAQHGLAASMRHVTGATVGFTLLLLLIGLGLHELLAHFPNLIDIVKWAGVGFLLYMACRLAVDDGKLGADKPTRGPSFAYGAAMQWLNPKAWLASLAGMGAYAADGDGRLVWQFTVVYFVVCYLSIASWAYAGTFLRRYLQEPKRVRLFNRVMAALLAASALYLLIA, translated from the coding sequence ATGACCGTCTTACTCTCCATGGCCGCCTTCGCGTTGGCCTCGTCGATTTCTCCCGGGCCAGTCAATGTCGTCGCGCTCAGCGCCGGCGCGCAACATGGACTCGCCGCGAGCATGCGGCATGTGACCGGCGCGACCGTCGGGTTCACGCTGCTGTTGTTGCTCATCGGTTTGGGTCTGCATGAATTGCTCGCGCATTTCCCCAATCTGATCGACATCGTCAAATGGGCCGGCGTCGGGTTCCTGCTTTATATGGCCTGCAGACTCGCCGTCGATGACGGCAAGCTCGGTGCGGATAAACCTACCCGCGGACCGTCATTCGCTTACGGCGCTGCGATGCAATGGCTCAATCCGAAGGCGTGGCTCGCTTCACTAGCCGGCATGGGCGCCTATGCGGCCGATGGCGATGGCCGTCTCGTCTGGCAATTCACCGTCGTGTACTTCGTGGTTTGCTATCTGTCGATTGCCAGCTGGGCGTATGCCGGTACGTTCCTGCGCCGATATTTGCAGGAGCCGAAGCGTGTGAGATTGTTCAATCGTGTGATGGCAGCTTTGCTCGCGGCAAGCGCGTTGTATCTGCTGATAGCGTGA
- a CDS encoding D-2-hydroxyacid dehydrogenase family protein, with the protein MKIAILDDYQDAVRKLDCFQLLADHEVKVFNNTVRGLGQLASRLAEVDALVLIRERTRISSQLLDKLPRLRMISQTGKVSSHIDLAACTERGIAVLEGSGSPIAPAELTWALIMAAQRRIPQYVANLKQGAWQQSGLKTSVLPPNFGLGQVLRGQTLGIWGYGKIGRLLAGYGKAFGMNVLIWGREHSREAARADGYGVAESREALFEQSDVLSLHLRLHDDTRGIVKQEDLMRMKPTALLVNTSRAELLDENALVNALSRNRPGMVAIDVYESEPILQGYSLLRMENVICTPHIGYVERESYELYFTAAFQNILAFDAGDTASMANPEALQGGRRR; encoded by the coding sequence ATGAAGATTGCCATCCTCGACGATTACCAGGACGCCGTCCGCAAGCTCGACTGCTTTCAACTGCTGGCCGACCATGAGGTCAAGGTCTTCAACAACACGGTGCGCGGCCTCGGCCAACTGGCAAGCCGTCTTGCCGAAGTCGACGCGCTCGTCCTGATTCGCGAACGCACCCGCATCAGCTCGCAACTACTCGACAAATTGCCGCGTTTGCGCATGATCAGCCAGACCGGCAAAGTCTCCAGCCATATCGATCTGGCAGCCTGTACCGAGCGTGGCATTGCCGTGCTGGAAGGCAGCGGCTCGCCGATCGCGCCGGCCGAACTGACGTGGGCCCTCATCATGGCGGCTCAACGACGGATTCCGCAATACGTAGCAAACCTTAAGCAAGGAGCCTGGCAGCAGTCTGGTTTGAAGACGTCGGTGCTGCCGCCGAACTTCGGTTTGGGCCAGGTGCTGCGCGGTCAGACGCTCGGGATTTGGGGTTACGGCAAGATCGGCCGACTGCTTGCCGGATACGGCAAGGCGTTCGGCATGAACGTGCTGATCTGGGGCCGCGAGCATTCGCGCGAAGCGGCGCGCGCGGACGGCTATGGCGTGGCCGAGAGCCGCGAGGCGCTGTTCGAGCAGAGCGATGTGCTGTCGTTGCACCTGCGTCTGCATGACGACACGCGCGGCATCGTCAAGCAGGAAGACCTGATGCGGATGAAGCCGACCGCGTTGCTCGTGAACACGAGCCGGGCCGAACTGCTCGACGAAAACGCCCTGGTGAATGCGTTGTCGCGCAACCGCCCGGGGATGGTCGCGATCGATGTCTACGAAAGCGAGCCGATTCTGCAGGGCTACAGCCTGCTGCGCATGGAGAACGTGATCTGCACGCCGCACATCGGCTACGTGGAGCGTGAGAGCTACGAGTTGTATTTCACCGCGGCCTTCCAGAACATTCTGGCTTTCGACGCCGGCGATACGGCCAGCATGGCGAATCCGGAGGCGTTGCAGGGCGGGCGTCGGCGGTAG
- a CDS encoding patatin-like phospholipase family protein yields the protein MFDQVVFAGGGNRCWWQAGFWDVVQPELHIRPRVIAGISAGAATACMLYTRDSDWVMRYYEDALRHNTRNAYWGNLLRGESVFPHYRIYRQALLDIYRDKFATLADAPEIRIGVSHLPRWLGARSAVAAGLIAYNIEKYVRKTLHPTLGQTLGFHPEFVRAQDCATVEDLADLILQSSSTPPFTPVLRRNGRPVLDGGMVDNVPVGALDADAPGNVLVMVTRLYPRPQMFVVPHGVQQRLYVQPSRKVPISSWDYTSPSQMVHAYNLGRADGEAFLERMPDLLEAGAHEAR from the coding sequence ATGTTCGATCAGGTCGTATTCGCCGGCGGCGGCAATCGCTGCTGGTGGCAGGCGGGTTTCTGGGACGTAGTGCAGCCGGAGTTGCATATCCGTCCGCGCGTCATCGCTGGCATTTCGGCTGGCGCCGCCACCGCGTGCATGCTCTACACGCGCGATTCCGACTGGGTCATGCGCTATTACGAAGACGCGCTGCGCCACAACACCCGCAACGCTTACTGGGGCAATCTGTTGCGTGGCGAATCGGTGTTTCCGCATTACCGGATCTATCGGCAGGCGTTGCTCGACATCTACCGTGACAAGTTCGCGACGCTTGCCGACGCGCCCGAAATCCGCATTGGCGTGTCGCATTTGCCTCGCTGGCTTGGCGCGCGCAGCGCCGTTGCCGCGGGTCTGATCGCGTACAACATCGAGAAATACGTGCGAAAGACGCTGCATCCAACGCTCGGTCAGACGCTTGGCTTTCATCCGGAATTCGTGCGCGCGCAGGATTGCGCGACGGTCGAGGATCTTGCCGATCTGATCCTGCAATCGTCCAGTACGCCGCCGTTCACGCCGGTTTTGCGGCGCAATGGCCGGCCGGTGCTCGACGGCGGGATGGTCGACAACGTGCCGGTCGGCGCGCTCGACGCCGACGCACCCGGCAACGTGCTGGTGATGGTCACGCGGCTTTATCCGCGGCCGCAGATGTTCGTCGTGCCGCACGGCGTGCAGCAACGGCTCTATGTGCAGCCGTCGCGCAAGGTGCCGATTTCGAGCTGGGATTACACGAGCCCGTCGCAGATGGTGCACGCGTACAACCTCGGCCGCGCGGACGGCGAGGCCTTTCTCGAACGCATGCCCGATTTGCTGGAGGCCGGCGCGCACGAAGCGCGCTGA
- a CDS encoding ABC transporter substrate-binding protein, with the protein MKLLKPLLALACAFASIAASSAAIAADTSTLRFGLEAQYPPFESKGPNGELQGLDIDVGNAVCAAAHMTCKWVETSFDGLIPALQGRKFDAINSAMNATEQRRQAIDFTTVVYRVPTQLIAKRDSGLLPTPASLKGKRVGVLQASIQENFAKTHWEPAGVTVVPYQDQNQVYTDLVAGRLDATLVLAPAGQTGFLSKPNGKDYAFVGESVRDDRILGSGIAYGIRKGDTALRDQLNAAIAKVQADGTVKTLAAKYLGNIDVTAK; encoded by the coding sequence ATGAAATTGCTCAAGCCTCTATTGGCGCTGGCCTGCGCATTCGCATCGATTGCGGCATCGTCGGCCGCGATCGCCGCCGACACCTCGACGCTGCGTTTCGGACTCGAGGCGCAGTATCCGCCGTTCGAATCGAAAGGGCCGAACGGTGAATTGCAAGGTCTCGACATCGACGTCGGCAATGCCGTGTGCGCCGCTGCGCATATGACGTGCAAATGGGTCGAAACCTCGTTCGACGGCTTGATTCCAGCACTGCAAGGCCGCAAGTTCGACGCGATCAATTCGGCGATGAACGCTACCGAGCAGCGCCGTCAGGCGATCGATTTCACGACCGTCGTGTATCGCGTGCCGACGCAACTGATCGCGAAGCGCGACAGCGGGTTGCTGCCGACGCCGGCATCGTTGAAGGGCAAACGCGTCGGCGTGTTGCAGGCATCGATTCAGGAAAACTTCGCGAAGACGCATTGGGAACCGGCGGGCGTCACCGTCGTGCCGTATCAGGATCAGAACCAGGTGTATACGGATCTCGTGGCGGGCCGGCTCGATGCGACGCTCGTGCTTGCGCCGGCCGGCCAGACGGGCTTTCTGTCGAAGCCTAACGGCAAGGACTACGCGTTCGTCGGAGAGTCGGTCCGCGATGACAGGATCCTCGGCAGCGGCATCGCCTACGGAATTCGCAAGGGCGACACGGCGCTGCGTGACCAGTTGAACGCGGCGATCGCGAAGGTCCAGGCCGACGGCACGGTGAAGACGCTGGCAGCGAAGTACCTCGGCAATATCGACGTCACGGCGAAGTAA
- the dbpA gene encoding ATP-dependent RNA helicase DbpA: MNSPTQAGAPFSQLPLPPATLANLTQLGYLEMTPIQAASLPIALEGNDLIAQAKTGSGKTAAFSLALLNRLDVRNFAVQAMVLCPTRELADQVTQEIRRLARAEENIKVLTLCGGTPMRPQTASLEHGAHIVVGTPGRIMDHLERGSLPLQSLNTLVLDEADRMLDMGFFDDIATVVKQCPKERQTLLFSATYPEGIAKLSQQFLRNPKEVKLAERHDNTKIRQRFYEVTEDQRLHAVGLLLNHYRPVSTLAFCNTKQQCRDLLDVLRAQGFHALALHGELDQRERDQVLIQFANRSCSVLVATDVASRGLDIAELEAVINVDVTPDPEVHVHRIGRTGRADQDGWALSLASMNEMGRVGSLEQAQKREVEWHKLADLKPASNERLLPPMETLQILGGRKEKIRPGDVLGALTGEAGFAGSQIGKINVTEMSTYVAVERSIARDALRKLSAGKVKGKKVKVRMMDDA; this comes from the coding sequence ATGAACAGTCCCACTCAAGCCGGCGCGCCGTTTAGCCAGCTACCGCTACCGCCCGCCACGCTCGCCAACCTGACGCAGCTCGGCTACCTCGAGATGACGCCGATTCAGGCCGCGAGCCTGCCGATCGCGCTGGAAGGCAACGATCTGATCGCCCAGGCGAAAACCGGCAGCGGCAAGACCGCGGCGTTTTCGCTGGCGTTGCTCAATCGCCTCGACGTGCGCAACTTCGCCGTGCAGGCGATGGTGCTGTGCCCGACACGCGAACTCGCCGATCAGGTCACGCAGGAAATCCGCCGTCTGGCGCGCGCCGAAGAAAACATCAAGGTGCTGACGCTGTGCGGCGGCACACCGATGCGTCCACAGACCGCCAGCCTCGAACACGGTGCGCATATCGTGGTCGGTACGCCGGGCCGGATCATGGATCACCTCGAGCGCGGCAGCCTGCCCTTGCAGTCGCTCAACACACTGGTGCTCGACGAAGCCGACCGCATGCTCGACATGGGTTTCTTCGACGACATCGCGACCGTCGTGAAGCAATGCCCGAAAGAGCGGCAAACGCTGCTGTTTTCCGCGACATACCCCGAAGGCATCGCCAAACTCAGCCAGCAATTCCTGCGTAATCCGAAGGAAGTGAAGCTCGCCGAGCGGCACGACAACACCAAGATTCGTCAGCGTTTCTATGAAGTGACCGAAGACCAGCGTCTGCATGCTGTCGGTCTGCTGCTGAACCACTATCGTCCGGTGAGTACGCTGGCGTTCTGCAACACCAAGCAGCAATGCCGCGATCTGCTCGACGTGCTGCGCGCGCAGGGTTTTCATGCGCTCGCGCTGCATGGCGAACTCGATCAGCGTGAACGCGATCAGGTGCTGATCCAGTTCGCGAACCGCAGCTGCTCGGTGCTGGTTGCGACGGACGTCGCCTCACGCGGTCTCGACATCGCGGAGCTCGAAGCGGTGATCAACGTCGACGTCACGCCGGACCCGGAAGTACACGTGCACCGCATCGGCCGCACGGGTCGCGCCGATCAGGACGGCTGGGCGCTGAGTCTCGCCAGCATGAATGAAATGGGCCGCGTGGGCAGTCTCGAACAGGCGCAAAAGCGTGAGGTCGAGTGGCACAAGCTGGCCGATCTCAAGCCGGCGAGCAACGAGCGCTTGCTGCCGCCGATGGAAACGCTGCAGATTCTTGGCGGCCGCAAGGAAAAGATCCGTCCGGGCGACGTGCTTGGCGCGCTGACCGGCGAAGCGGGTTTCGCCGGTTCGCAGATCGGCAAGATCAACGTGACCGAAATGTCGACCTATGTGGCCGTGGAGCGCAGCATCGCACGCGACGCGCTGCGCAAGCTCAGCGCCGGCAAGGTGAAAGGCAAGAAGGTGAAAGTCCGCATGATGGACGACGCCTGA